From Agromyces sp. SYSU T00194, a single genomic window includes:
- the gyrA gene encoding DNA gyrase subunit A: MADVTTPEENAGHDPHGRIDQVDLQLEMQRSYLDYAMSVIVGRALPEVRDGLKPVHRRVIYAMYDGGYRPDKAFSKCSRVVGDVMGQFHPHGDTAIYDALVRLVQPWSMRYPLALGQGNFGSPGNDGAAAPRYTETKMHPIALEMVRDIDEDTVDFQDNYDGHTQEPSILPSRFPNLLVNGSVGIAVGMATNIPPHNLREVASGAQWYLEHPDASREELQEALIHRIKGPDFPTGAQILGVKGIHDAYRTGRGSITMRAVVSVEELQGRTCLVVTELPYQVNPDNLAIKIADLVKEGKIGGIADIRDETSGRTGQRLVIVLKRDAVAKVVLNNLYKHTQLQENFGANMLAIVDGVPRTLSIDGFIAHWVDHQIDVIVRRTQFRLAKAEADAHIQRGYVKALDMLDEVIALIRRSPDVDQARTGLMELLDVDQLQADAILTMQLRRLAALERQKIIDRLEELEREIAEYRAILADEARQRSIVSEELAAIVDKYGDERRTHIMPGFDGDMSVEDLIPEEEMVVTVTRGGYVKRTRSDNYRSQHRGGKGVKGAQLRADDVVEHFFVTTTHHWLLFFTNMGRVYRAKTYEILEAGRDAKGQHVANLLEMQPDEQIAEILDIRDYEVAKYLVLATRDGLVKKTELTQYDTNRSRGIIAINLRDDDELVSAMLVDEGDELLLVSRKGMSLRFAATDEALRPMGRSTSGVKGIAFREGDELLEASVVPHTEGLVAEEVDGSDAAKGRRSPTDTYVFVATEGGWAKRTAVEEYRIQGRGGLGIKVAKLNGDRGDLVGSLIVGEGDEVLVVLASGKVVRSDVAEVPAKGRDTMGVVFAKFADEDRIIAIARNTERNLTEHEGEGVEGSPDKGEAADE, translated from the coding sequence ATGGCAGACGTCACCACTCCCGAGGAGAACGCGGGACACGACCCGCACGGCCGCATCGACCAGGTCGACCTGCAGCTCGAGATGCAGCGCTCGTACCTCGACTACGCGATGAGCGTGATCGTCGGGCGCGCGCTGCCCGAGGTGCGCGACGGGCTGAAGCCCGTGCACCGCCGCGTCATCTACGCGATGTACGACGGCGGGTACCGTCCCGACAAGGCGTTCTCGAAGTGCTCGCGCGTCGTCGGCGACGTCATGGGACAGTTCCACCCGCACGGCGACACGGCGATCTACGACGCGCTCGTCCGCCTCGTGCAGCCGTGGTCGATGCGCTACCCGCTCGCGCTCGGCCAGGGAAACTTCGGCTCGCCCGGCAACGACGGCGCGGCCGCCCCGCGGTACACCGAGACCAAGATGCATCCGATCGCGCTCGAGATGGTGCGCGACATCGACGAGGACACCGTCGACTTCCAGGACAACTACGACGGGCACACCCAGGAGCCGTCGATCCTGCCGAGCCGGTTCCCGAACCTGCTCGTCAACGGATCCGTCGGCATCGCGGTCGGCATGGCCACCAACATCCCGCCGCACAACCTCCGCGAGGTCGCCTCGGGCGCGCAGTGGTACCTGGAGCACCCCGACGCCAGTCGTGAGGAGCTCCAGGAAGCCCTGATCCACCGCATCAAGGGGCCCGACTTCCCCACCGGCGCGCAGATCCTCGGCGTGAAGGGCATCCACGACGCGTACCGCACCGGGCGCGGATCGATCACGATGCGCGCGGTCGTCTCGGTCGAGGAGCTCCAGGGCCGCACCTGCCTCGTCGTCACCGAGCTGCCGTACCAGGTCAACCCCGACAACCTGGCGATCAAGATCGCCGACCTCGTCAAGGAAGGCAAGATCGGCGGCATCGCCGACATCCGCGACGAGACCTCCGGGCGCACCGGACAGCGCCTGGTCATCGTGCTGAAGCGCGACGCGGTCGCGAAGGTCGTGCTGAACAACCTCTACAAGCACACCCAGCTGCAGGAGAACTTCGGCGCGAACATGCTCGCGATCGTCGACGGCGTGCCGCGCACCCTCTCGATCGACGGCTTCATCGCCCACTGGGTCGATCACCAGATCGACGTGATCGTGCGCCGCACGCAGTTCCGCCTCGCGAAGGCGGAGGCCGACGCGCACATCCAGCGCGGGTACGTGAAGGCCCTCGACATGCTCGACGAGGTCATCGCGCTGATCCGCCGCTCGCCCGACGTCGACCAGGCGCGCACGGGCCTGATGGAGCTGCTCGACGTCGACCAACTCCAGGCCGACGCGATCCTCACGATGCAGCTGCGCCGCCTGGCCGCCCTCGAGCGCCAGAAGATCATCGACCGCCTCGAGGAGCTCGAGCGCGAGATCGCCGAGTACCGTGCGATCCTCGCCGACGAGGCGCGCCAGCGGTCGATCGTGAGCGAGGAGCTCGCGGCGATCGTCGACAAGTACGGCGACGAGCGACGCACGCACATCATGCCGGGCTTCGACGGCGACATGAGCGTGGAGGACCTGATCCCCGAGGAGGAGATGGTCGTCACGGTCACCCGCGGCGGGTACGTCAAGCGCACGCGCAGCGACAACTACCGTTCGCAGCACCGCGGCGGCAAGGGCGTGAAGGGCGCACAGTTGCGCGCCGATGACGTGGTCGAGCACTTCTTCGTCACCACGACCCATCACTGGCTCCTGTTCTTCACGAACATGGGCCGCGTCTACCGCGCCAAGACGTACGAGATCCTCGAAGCCGGCCGCGACGCGAAGGGCCAGCACGTTGCGAACCTGCTCGAGATGCAGCCCGACGAGCAGATCGCCGAGATCCTGGACATCCGCGACTACGAGGTTGCGAAGTACCTGGTGCTCGCGACCCGCGACGGCCTGGTCAAGAAGACCGAGCTCACGCAGTACGACACGAACCGCTCGCGCGGCATCATCGCGATCAACCTGCGCGACGACGACGAACTCGTCTCGGCGATGCTGGTCGACGAGGGCGACGAGCTGCTGCTGGTCTCCCGCAAGGGCATGTCGCTGCGATTCGCCGCGACCGACGAGGCGCTGCGCCCGATGGGCCGGTCGACATCGGGCGTGAAGGGCATCGCCTTCCGCGAGGGCGACGAGCTGCTCGAGGCATCCGTCGTGCCCCACACCGAGGGACTCGTGGCCGAGGAGGTCGACGGGTCGGATGCCGCGAAGGGCCGGCGCTCGCCCACCGACACGTACGTGTTCGTGGCGACCGAGGGCGGCTGGGCCAAGCGCACCGCCGTCGAGGAGTACCGCATCCAGGGACGCGGCGGACTCGGCATCAAGGTCGCGAAGTTGAACGGCGACCGGGGCGACCTCGTCGGGTCGCTCATCGTCGGCGAGGGCGACGAGGTCCTTGTGGTCCTTGCCAGCGGCAAGGTGGTACGCTCTGACGTCGCGGAGGTCCCGGCCAAGGGTCGGGACACGATGGGCGTCGTGTTCGCGAAGTTCGCGGACGAGGATCGCATCATCGCGATCGCACGGAACACCGAGCGGAACCTCACCGAGCACGAGGGGGAGGGCGTCGAGGGTTCGCCGGACAAGGGAGAGGCAGCAGATGAGTAG
- a CDS encoding DUF3566 domain-containing protein, with protein MSSVADKLARKSSRRTPAKQVRLRLVYIDFWSALKLSFLVAVCIAVINIVATFLVWTVLNSTDIFTMVNDLVQDIAGTAGDLTAFLSLGNIMGFAIIVSLLNLVVTTALGAIIAVLYNLSVKVTGGILVGFTNN; from the coding sequence ATGAGTAGCGTCGCGGACAAGCTCGCGAGGAAGTCCTCGCGTCGTACCCCGGCCAAGCAGGTGCGCCTGCGGCTGGTCTACATCGACTTCTGGTCGGCGCTGAAGCTGTCGTTCCTGGTCGCGGTCTGCATCGCGGTGATCAACATCGTCGCCACGTTCCTCGTCTGGACGGTGCTCAACTCGACCGACATCTTCACAATGGTGAACGACCTCGTGCAGGACATCGCCGGCACCGCCGGCGACCTGACCGCCTTCCTGTCGCTCGGGAACATCATGGGCTTCGCCATCATCGTGTCGCTGCTGAACCTCGTCGTGACGACCGCGCTCGGCGCGATCATCGCGGTGCTGTACAACCTCAGCGTCAAGGTGACGGGCGGCATCCTCGTCGGATTCACGAACAACTGA
- a CDS encoding MurR/RpiR family transcriptional regulator, producing MTDPLEFRPNEPIYARLDRIYKDLPPRAQRAADVVLEHLGEVGTYSVAELARLSATSTATVSRLFNSVGFEDFAAVKAHVRTLRREGIPISPASALDDDGADKLRREMDNLHAAFRAGADGTVDSVADAIVAAGTVIVMGFRNSFPIAMHLRESLMQARTGVLLVPQQGQSMGEELAQIDNGDVVVVIGFRRRLSQFDDLMRHLASTGGTIILIADATARRHAVHADIWIDLPIDAPGAFDSYASAMAFSALLSDAVLRRCGQAGQRNVARIASAYESLNELDGEDLGYRRSRYGN from the coding sequence ATGACCGACCCGTTGGAGTTTCGGCCGAACGAGCCGATCTACGCTCGGCTCGACCGTATCTACAAGGACCTCCCGCCCCGCGCCCAGCGCGCCGCCGACGTCGTGCTCGAGCACCTCGGCGAGGTGGGCACCTACAGCGTCGCCGAGCTCGCGCGACTGAGCGCGACGTCGACCGCCACTGTCAGCCGCCTGTTCAACTCAGTGGGGTTCGAGGACTTCGCGGCGGTGAAGGCGCACGTGCGGACCCTGCGACGCGAGGGCATCCCGATCTCCCCCGCGAGCGCCCTCGACGACGATGGCGCCGACAAGCTGCGTCGCGAGATGGACAACCTGCATGCGGCCTTCCGCGCGGGCGCTGACGGGACCGTCGACAGCGTGGCTGACGCGATCGTCGCGGCCGGCACTGTGATCGTGATGGGCTTTCGCAACAGCTTCCCCATCGCGATGCACCTGCGCGAGTCATTGATGCAGGCCCGCACCGGCGTGCTGCTCGTGCCGCAGCAAGGTCAGTCGATGGGTGAGGAGCTCGCCCAGATCGACAACGGGGACGTAGTCGTCGTCATCGGCTTCCGTCGGCGTCTGTCGCAGTTCGACGACCTGATGCGTCACCTTGCCTCGACGGGAGGCACGATCATCCTGATCGCCGATGCCACCGCACGCCGCCACGCGGTGCACGCGGATATCTGGATCGACCTGCCGATCGACGCACCCGGCGCCTTCGACTCCTACGCTTCGGCGATGGCCTTCTCGGCGTTGCTCTCCGACGCGGTGCTTCGCCGCTGCGGCCAGGCCGGCCAGCGCAACGTCGCGCGCATCGCGAGCGCGTACGAATCCCTCAACGAGCTCGACGGTGAAGACCTCGGCTACCGCCGCTCCCGGTACGGGAACTGA
- a CDS encoding sugar phosphate isomerase/epimerase family protein encodes MRSFSGVPRDQRGVFVKELSDSVDDGIDRAAELGLGGAHLNSPLEVDPALDPGALAAFADRAAALGLRLGVGVGSLNPFRPDRSPEAFTAGRGDLDRGFFALVAASVSLGCHTPMVVVGREEDRFASPTPWTDQLAAVGALLTRLAPALRELGARVLIKTHQELTTFEAARLVESVGSDVTGVAFDPTNSIVRMEHPVTAASRLAGLIGQVHVDDARLVAWGDGLGRALVPIGGGDVDWTAVVAAVASTDPTAMWWGEIHRAELTMPFRQAGWMTAHPDAPLNEIATWLGTAAGQSEPTPATLLGDLPARIDAVTAALGWD; translated from the coding sequence ATGCGCTCGTTCTCGGGAGTCCCCCGCGACCAGCGGGGCGTCTTCGTCAAAGAGCTCAGCGACTCGGTCGATGACGGCATCGACCGTGCAGCAGAGCTCGGCCTCGGGGGAGCGCACCTGAACTCGCCCCTGGAGGTCGACCCTGCCCTCGATCCGGGCGCGCTCGCCGCGTTCGCTGATCGGGCCGCTGCGCTCGGGCTGCGGCTCGGGGTCGGCGTCGGCTCACTCAACCCCTTTCGCCCCGACCGGTCGCCTGAGGCATTCACTGCGGGGCGTGGCGACCTCGACCGAGGGTTCTTCGCACTTGTCGCAGCGTCGGTCTCGCTCGGCTGCCATACCCCGATGGTCGTCGTCGGTCGCGAGGAGGACCGCTTCGCCTCCCCGACGCCATGGACCGATCAGCTCGCCGCCGTGGGAGCGCTGCTCACACGGCTCGCTCCTGCTCTGCGCGAGCTCGGTGCCCGCGTGCTCATCAAGACCCATCAGGAGCTGACCACGTTCGAGGCGGCACGGCTCGTCGAGTCCGTCGGGTCCGACGTGACGGGCGTCGCCTTCGACCCGACCAACTCGATCGTGCGCATGGAGCACCCGGTGACCGCCGCATCCCGCCTCGCCGGTCTCATCGGCCAGGTGCATGTAGACGACGCACGCCTGGTCGCATGGGGCGACGGTCTTGGCCGCGCGCTCGTGCCGATCGGCGGCGGCGATGTCGACTGGACCGCCGTCGTCGCGGCGGTCGCGTCGACCGATCCGACGGCGATGTGGTGGGGCGAGATCCACCGCGCCGAGCTGACGATGCCGTTCCGGCAGGCCGGCTGGATGACGGCCCATCCAGACGCACCGCTCAACGAGATCGCAACCTGGTTGGGCACCGCCGCCGGGCAGTCCGAGCCGACTCCTGCGACGCTCCTGGGCGACCTTCCGGCGCGAATCGACGCGGTGACGGCTGCATTAGGGTGGGACTGA
- a CDS encoding sugar phosphate isomerase/epimerase family protein: protein MRIGIDGRKIPRAAEYGPLRTLDHAVELGMDGVFFRTILDTTPNLDPGVLSEVRTHADELGLYLEAGLGKVNPYATPEAPELRRLGDGDIVLGFRRMIEAAASIDVTELWISTANAKPYPGRFATDRFRTDASWVDQLEATRKFLAKLGPIARDHGVHLNLETHEEITTFEVLRLIEATGDDVVGVVFDTANVLMRGEHPVRAAERIAPFVRQTHFKDAYVELVHGGALHESRACGEGLIDYNAILALLKPHRPDLNITFENDQPRSEAQRLYGLAAGTVEPHLIQLFDADWLAGHPDLTRDEYAEYIALVRDYTERIASGEIEGWRERRARPFEYDESVQWIRTATAHIEDAFERVGIERSEHVPA from the coding sequence ATGAGAATCGGCATCGACGGCCGCAAGATCCCCCGCGCGGCGGAGTACGGCCCCCTGCGCACCCTCGACCATGCGGTCGAGCTCGGCATGGACGGCGTGTTCTTCCGCACCATCCTCGACACGACGCCCAACCTCGACCCGGGCGTGCTCAGCGAAGTGCGGACGCACGCCGACGAACTCGGTCTCTACCTCGAGGCGGGGCTCGGGAAGGTGAACCCCTACGCGACCCCGGAAGCACCCGAGCTGCGTCGACTCGGTGACGGCGACATCGTGCTCGGATTCCGCCGCATGATCGAGGCCGCCGCGTCGATCGACGTGACTGAACTCTGGATCTCGACCGCCAACGCGAAGCCCTACCCGGGGCGGTTCGCGACCGACCGGTTCCGGACAGACGCGTCGTGGGTCGATCAGCTCGAGGCCACGCGCAAGTTCTTGGCGAAGCTCGGTCCGATCGCCCGGGATCACGGCGTGCACCTCAACCTCGAAACGCACGAGGAGATCACGACGTTCGAGGTGCTGCGTCTGATCGAGGCTACGGGCGACGACGTCGTCGGCGTCGTCTTCGACACGGCGAACGTGCTGATGCGTGGCGAGCACCCGGTTCGCGCCGCGGAGCGCATTGCGCCATTCGTGCGGCAGACACACTTCAAGGACGCCTACGTCGAGCTGGTGCACGGCGGTGCACTCCACGAATCACGTGCCTGCGGTGAGGGGCTCATCGACTACAACGCGATCCTCGCACTGCTGAAGCCGCACCGACCCGACCTGAACATCACGTTCGAGAACGATCAGCCGCGTTCCGAAGCGCAGAGGCTGTACGGTCTCGCGGCCGGCACTGTTGAGCCGCACCTGATCCAGCTGTTCGACGCCGACTGGCTGGCCGGCCACCCCGACCTCACGCGCGACGAGTACGCCGAGTACATCGCACTCGTTCGCGACTACACCGAGCGCATCGCCTCGGGCGAGATCGAAGGCTGGCGCGAGCGCCGTGCTCGCCCGTTCGAGTACGACGAGTCGGTGCAGTGGATCCGCACCGCGACCGCCCACATCGAGGACGCTTTCGAGCGCGTTGGAATAGAGCGGTCCGAGCATGTGCCCGCGTGA
- a CDS encoding M24 family metallopeptidase, translating into MPANSDAFLVLPVEGTPVVVSADRNRSRAFRTRLGDLIRVHKAVEPFGALRSELGVLPTGSRVTVMGRADLTVARSAAFTAALEGFDVIDDESPVVELRAQRFAIDPDAHAKATRIADAIVAHLMSIAGATGMSGPELMVEAEHLGRRLGADSASVWLAIGDRPAETYFDLFELLDEVPRTARVQMGATVMADQVFGQVLRIGVFGEPDPELVAMGDELVALQDAALAAMKPGTRITAIGDVLEAGIDRLTPIARLDDPFRFQSHHAMGASYSEPWSAPFTDAERDRANDGAAPVMVPGQVFEIHPNFTHPVLGHVCAGDVALVTDDGARWLSTTPRGILRLP; encoded by the coding sequence ATGCCGGCCAACTCCGACGCATTCCTCGTACTGCCCGTCGAGGGCACGCCGGTCGTCGTGTCGGCCGACCGCAACCGTTCCCGCGCGTTCCGCACTCGGTTGGGTGATCTGATTCGAGTGCACAAGGCGGTCGAACCGTTCGGAGCGCTGCGCTCCGAGCTCGGTGTGCTGCCCACGGGCTCACGTGTGACGGTGATGGGCCGCGCCGACCTGACCGTGGCGCGCTCCGCCGCATTCACTGCCGCACTCGAGGGATTCGACGTGATCGACGACGAGTCGCCTGTGGTCGAGCTGCGCGCCCAGCGGTTCGCGATCGACCCCGACGCGCATGCGAAGGCCACGCGCATCGCCGACGCAATCGTGGCCCACCTCATGTCGATTGCCGGCGCGACTGGCATGAGCGGGCCCGAGCTCATGGTCGAGGCCGAGCACCTCGGCCGTCGGCTTGGCGCCGACAGTGCGAGCGTCTGGCTCGCGATCGGCGACCGCCCCGCCGAGACCTACTTCGACCTCTTCGAGCTTCTGGATGAGGTGCCGCGCACCGCACGCGTGCAGATGGGCGCGACCGTGATGGCCGATCAGGTCTTCGGCCAGGTACTGCGCATCGGCGTGTTCGGCGAGCCCGATCCCGAGCTGGTCGCGATGGGCGACGAGCTGGTCGCGCTTCAAGATGCGGCGCTCGCCGCCATGAAACCGGGTACCCGGATCACCGCCATCGGTGACGTGCTCGAAGCCGGCATAGACCGCCTGACGCCGATCGCGCGGCTCGACGATCCATTCCGTTTCCAGTCACATCACGCGATGGGCGCGAGCTATAGCGAGCCCTGGTCGGCTCCGTTCACCGACGCGGAACGCGACCGGGCGAACGACGGCGCGGCGCCCGTGATGGTACCGGGCCAGGTATTCGAGATCCACCCGAACTTCACCCATCCGGTACTCGGGCACGTGTGCGCGGGTGACGTCGCCCTGGTGACCGACGACGGTGCCCGCTGGCTGTCGACGACCCCTCGCGGAATTCTGCGCCTCCCCTGA
- a CDS encoding carbohydrate ABC transporter permease, producing MTTSNPATATASPAVATTLRRPRHRIPRAVVARSIALVLVGLVFAVPLAWMVLASLKSTMDIITETVPLTWRTFVPANPTVENFISLFGTYGFGRNLLNSLAIAVMQVVGAILAATIAGYGFARLRFPGRNVLFLLVLAAAFVPMEAILLPEYRLTIALGLGNTWIGVFLPFMFSPFAVFLMRQAFAELPDEMFEAAKLDGAGHLTSFLRVAVPNVGPAFVTVVLVQFIWAWNAYIWPLLVIQDPAMQTAQVAAAMFQSVPNNPMTGEMFAAATSVTVPLVVLAIVLQRYYVRGLVMSGNK from the coding sequence ATGACAACCTCGAACCCAGCCACCGCCACGGCCTCGCCCGCCGTCGCGACCACGCTCCGGCGACCACGGCACCGCATCCCGCGTGCGGTCGTGGCCCGCAGCATCGCGCTCGTGCTCGTGGGTCTCGTCTTCGCGGTGCCGCTGGCCTGGATGGTGCTCGCGTCGCTCAAGTCGACGATGGACATCATCACCGAGACCGTGCCGCTGACCTGGCGCACCTTCGTTCCGGCGAACCCGACGGTTGAGAACTTCATCAGCCTGTTCGGCACATACGGTTTCGGACGCAATCTGCTCAACTCGCTCGCGATCGCGGTGATGCAGGTCGTCGGTGCGATCCTCGCCGCGACGATCGCCGGCTACGGGTTCGCGCGCCTGCGCTTCCCGGGCCGCAACGTGCTGTTCCTGCTGGTGCTGGCCGCCGCCTTCGTGCCGATGGAGGCGATCCTGCTTCCCGAGTACCGGCTCACGATCGCGCTCGGGCTCGGCAACACCTGGATCGGCGTGTTCCTGCCGTTCATGTTCAGCCCGTTCGCGGTGTTCCTCATGCGGCAGGCGTTCGCCGAGCTGCCCGACGAGATGTTCGAGGCAGCGAAGCTCGACGGTGCGGGGCACCTCACCTCCTTCCTGCGCGTCGCGGTGCCGAACGTCGGGCCGGCGTTCGTCACAGTCGTGCTCGTGCAGTTCATCTGGGCCTGGAATGCCTACATCTGGCCCCTGCTCGTCATCCAGGATCCGGCAATGCAGACGGCGCAAGTCGCGGCCGCGATGTTCCAGTCCGTGCCCAACAACCCGATGACCGGTGAGATGTTCGCCGCTGCGACCTCGGTCACCGTGCCGCTGGTCGTGCTCGCGATCGTGCTGCAGCGCTACTACGTGCGCGGCCTCGTCATGAGCGGCAACAAGTAG
- a CDS encoding carbohydrate ABC transporter permease, with translation MTIIDEISRVGERELPDPGAGAPRPPRRSRRRDREHLVGLAMVAPVVLGLAVFQLSPLVWAMTESVQAFNPMTHRSIGFVGGDNFDRLFADPVFWRALGNTLIYGVGITVVEVAAALGIALLMHRVVPGTRFARSAVIAALAAAESVMALLWFTIYNRDTGLANSLIEAIGFDGVPWLTSEQFAIPSIMIMSIWKDVGLPTLIFLAGLQSLDEDLYGASSLDGANAWQQFVHVTLPLLSRSTIVAVFMVTIGATRIFTPILLMTSGGPNASSTNLIYYAYDQGFRYLDYGVGSAATVCMMVLLAAVTLLQGVVLKEQR, from the coding sequence GTGACGATCATCGACGAGATCAGCCGGGTCGGGGAGCGCGAGCTCCCCGACCCGGGGGCCGGGGCCCCGCGGCCGCCGCGTCGCTCGCGGCGCCGCGACCGGGAGCACCTCGTCGGACTTGCTATGGTCGCCCCCGTCGTGCTGGGGCTCGCGGTCTTCCAGCTGAGCCCGCTGGTGTGGGCGATGACCGAGAGCGTGCAGGCGTTCAACCCGATGACCCACCGCAGCATCGGCTTCGTCGGCGGCGACAACTTCGACCGCCTGTTCGCCGACCCGGTGTTCTGGCGGGCTCTCGGTAACACGCTGATCTACGGGGTCGGCATCACCGTGGTCGAGGTCGCCGCTGCGCTCGGTATCGCACTGCTGATGCACCGGGTCGTGCCGGGCACCCGCTTCGCCCGTTCCGCAGTGATCGCCGCACTCGCCGCCGCCGAATCGGTGATGGCGCTGCTCTGGTTCACCATCTACAACCGTGACACCGGCCTCGCCAACTCGCTCATCGAAGCGATCGGTTTCGACGGCGTACCATGGCTCACGAGCGAGCAGTTCGCGATCCCGTCGATCATGATCATGTCGATCTGGAAGGACGTCGGCCTGCCGACGCTCATCTTCCTCGCCGGTCTCCAGTCACTCGACGAAGACCTCTACGGCGCCTCCTCGCTCGACGGGGCGAACGCTTGGCAGCAGTTCGTACATGTCACGCTGCCGTTGCTCAGCCGCAGCACGATCGTCGCCGTCTTCATGGTCACGATCGGGGCCACGCGCATCTTCACACCGATCCTGCTGATGACCTCGGGTGGCCCGAATGCCTCCTCCACCAACCTCATCTACTACGCCTACGACCAAGGATTTCGCTACCTCGACTACGGGGTGGGCTCCGCGGCGACCGTCTGCATGATGGTGCTGCTGGCCGCGGTGACTTTGCTGCAAGGTGTCGTACTCAAGGAGCAGCGATGA
- a CDS encoding extracellular solute-binding protein: MLHSTDRLTSGRRDAPRAALAASAIVVALGLSACAGNATGGGGDIEIGPGPGNYAMDLGGYTGVEPSGDDMTITIMRQSWDDASNAVFDETVAEFEAAYPNITVSQQLVPYGDLSTNLQTYVASGNVPDIVMGRSDFVSSYLYGDIAAPVGEYFTDDFLADFTPSIIDSVTLDGVAYALPWEHQLQLLAYNIDMFEEAGVPLPPQSTDPEAGWTVDQWFDAFAQLRAWMDSSGNGDLYPLAPSGFGNGGPGSNYAQLESTWIRMQGSPDADPDSDEYRSFVGVSDDGLSVDGYINNPLAVEGMTSYQSLFTNNWSPVDYVPDMFKAQTAAVDVGGIFAGTDEFDWGLTPLPRDESVVSSNASDSFIVSSTSEHPAEAAALLGALTSTDTKVAWHTAWGSLPAQQSVIAGLPAETTGTERYQMVQNMAAATVGAPQTPGWFEYFNQMNTTVRDIGLGADPQTALDAAAVSIDNALSRYAQ, translated from the coding sequence ATGCTCCACAGCACCGACCGACTCACATCCGGGCGCCGCGACGCCCCACGGGCCGCACTCGCTGCCTCGGCGATCGTCGTCGCGCTCGGCCTCAGCGCATGCGCCGGTAACGCGACCGGCGGCGGAGGCGACATCGAGATCGGGCCCGGCCCAGGCAACTACGCCATGGACCTGGGCGGCTACACCGGCGTCGAACCGAGCGGCGACGACATGACGATCACGATCATGCGCCAGTCGTGGGACGATGCCTCGAACGCCGTCTTCGATGAAACCGTCGCCGAGTTCGAGGCCGCCTACCCGAACATCACCGTCTCGCAGCAGCTCGTGCCGTACGGTGACCTGTCGACGAACCTGCAGACCTACGTCGCCTCGGGAAACGTTCCCGACATCGTGATGGGCCGCAGCGACTTCGTCTCGTCCTACCTCTACGGCGACATCGCCGCTCCAGTCGGCGAGTACTTCACCGACGACTTCCTGGCCGACTTCACGCCGTCGATCATCGACAGCGTCACCCTCGATGGCGTCGCGTACGCGCTGCCGTGGGAGCACCAGCTGCAGCTGCTCGCCTACAACATCGACATGTTCGAAGAGGCCGGCGTACCGCTGCCCCCGCAGTCGACCGACCCGGAGGCCGGCTGGACGGTCGACCAGTGGTTCGACGCGTTCGCGCAACTGCGGGCCTGGATGGACTCGTCCGGCAATGGCGACCTCTACCCGCTCGCTCCTTCGGGCTTCGGCAACGGCGGTCCCGGCTCCAACTACGCCCAGCTCGAGAGCACCTGGATCCGCATGCAGGGCAGCCCCGACGCCGATCCCGATTCCGATGAGTACCGCTCGTTCGTGGGCGTGAGCGATGACGGCCTCTCGGTCGACGGCTACATCAACAATCCGCTCGCGGTCGAGGGCATGACGAGCTACCAGTCGCTGTTCACGAACAACTGGTCGCCGGTCGACTACGTGCCCGACATGTTCAAGGCGCAGACCGCGGCGGTCGACGTCGGCGGCATCTTCGCCGGCACCGACGAATTCGACTGGGGCCTCACGCCGCTGCCGCGCGACGAGTCGGTGGTGTCGTCGAACGCCTCCGACAGCTTCATCGTCTCGTCGACGAGTGAGCACCCGGCGGAGGCCGCCGCACTACTTGGAGCGCTCACCAGCACCGACACCAAGGTCGCCTGGCACACCGCGTGGGGCTCACTGCCCGCTCAGCAGTCGGTGATCGCGGGTCTTCCGGCCGAGACCACGGGCACCGAGCGCTACCAGATGGTGCAGAACATGGCCGCGGCCACCGTCGGTGCACCGCAGACCCCTGGGTGGTTCGAGTACTTCAACCAGATGAACACCACGGTGCGGGACATCGGGCTCGGCGCCGATCCGCAGACGGCCCTGGATGCGGCCGCCGTCTCGATCGACAACGCGCTCAGCCGGTACGCGCAGTGA